Sequence from the Egibacter rhizosphaerae genome:
CAGTGCAGGGTGCTCACCGAGTAGATGAACGGGGCCAGCGGATGGTCGAGGTTGTCCTCCAGGGAGCTGGCCGCGTCGACGTCGTACATCACGAACACGCCGCCGGGTGCCAGGGCGTCGTGGATCCGTCGGAGCACGCCCGCGGGATCCACCAGATCGTGGATGACATCGAACGCGAACACGGCGTCGAACGGGGGGTCCACGGGCAGTTCGCGCGCGTCGCGCGCGTCGAACGAGACGTTGCCCAGCGCCCAGCCGGCCGCTTCCTCGCGCGCCCGATCGAGCGCGTGGGTGGCGATGTCGTAGCCCACGAACCTCGAGGCCGGGTAGTGGCGGGCCATGAGGTTGGTGGAGTGTCCGGTGCCACAGCCCACGTCGGCGACACGGATGCCGTGAAGCATGCGCTCGGGCAACGGGCTCGCGCACGGCAGGATGCCCTCCATGAGGGTGCTGTCCAGGACGCCGCGTGAGAGGCCGTCCATGACATTGGTGAAGGCGGGTCGATAGGCCTCGAACGGGACCCCGCCGCCCTCGGTGAACGCTCGGGCGACGTCGGGGACGTAGGTGGCCAGCAGCGAGGTGATCTGGCTCTGCGGCGCGAGGTTGAGGGCACCGCCGCCGGTGAGGCAGACCGCGTGCTCGGTTGGCAGCTCGTAGCGGACGGTCCGTGGGTCGTAGCTGACGACGCCGGCAGCGGTCAGGGCCGCGAGCCACTCCCGGACGTAGCGTTCGCTCGCTCCGCCACGAGCGGCGAGCTCGTCGCTCGAGGCTGGGGCCTCCGCGAGCCGGTCCAGCAGGCCCG
This genomic interval carries:
- a CDS encoding class I SAM-dependent methyltransferase, with the translated sequence MTTDLEHRGSTAEPSPDPAAVEAFAERVFGYYTGGMVTYMIDVGHRTGLLDRLAEAPASSDELAARGGASERYVREWLAALTAAGVVSYDPRTVRYELPTEHAVCLTGGGALNLAPQSQITSLLATYVPDVARAFTEGGGVPFEAYRPAFTNVMDGLSRGVLDSTLMEGILPCASPLPERMLHGIRVADVGCGTGHSTNLMARHYPASRFVGYDIATHALDRAREEAAGWALGNVSFDARDARELPVDPPFDAVFAFDVIHDLVDPAGVLRRIHDALAPGGVFVMYDVDAASSLEDNLDHPLAPFIYSVSTLHCLTVSLSEDGAGLGTAWGRDRATGLLGDAGFAEIGVHDLPDDPLNCLYVASKATR